The following proteins are co-located in the Candidatus Neomarinimicrobiota bacterium genome:
- a CDS encoding ABC transporter ATP-binding protein has translation MPLIQVKDLHKIYQMGITEVRALDGVSINIESNEYISIMGPSGSGKSTLMNLIGCLDTPTSGDFFMDGVNVATMTDDELAHIRNKQIGFVFQTFNLLSKSTSLRNVELPLIYNGSIKAADRKGMAIAALERVGLGDRTHHKPNELSGGQRQRVAVARALVNDPAIILADEPTGNLDSKTGEEIMALFDDLHEQGNTIILVTHEEHIAAHANRVVRLLDGKIAVDESTQRAK, from the coding sequence ATGCCCCTAATCCAAGTCAAAGACCTCCATAAGATATATCAAATGGGAATTACTGAAGTTCGCGCATTGGATGGTGTTTCTATTAACATTGAATCCAATGAATATATATCAATCATGGGACCCTCAGGTTCAGGGAAATCCACGCTTATGAACTTGATCGGTTGCCTGGATACTCCTACCTCAGGTGATTTCTTTATGGATGGTGTGAATGTAGCCACCATGACAGATGATGAATTAGCTCATATCAGAAATAAGCAGATCGGTTTCGTTTTTCAAACTTTTAACCTGCTGTCCAAATCAACCAGTCTCAGGAATGTTGAACTGCCTTTGATCTACAATGGATCCATCAAAGCCGCTGATCGTAAAGGAATGGCCATCGCTGCTCTTGAGCGGGTGGGATTGGGTGATCGGACTCATCACAAACCGAATGAATTATCTGGAGGACAGCGCCAGCGTGTGGCCGTAGCCAGAGCTCTGGTAAATGATCCCGCTATCATCCTGGCTGATGAACCGACTGGAAATCTGGACTCGAAAACAGGTGAGGAGATCATGGCTCTGTTTGATGATCTACACGAACAGGGTAATACCATCATTTTGGTTACCCATGAAGAACACATTGCCGCTCACGCCAACCGGGTTGTCAGGCTTCTGGATGGTAAAATTGCTGTGGATGAATCAACACAACGAGCGAAGTAA
- a CDS encoding GntR family transcriptional regulator encodes MNFDQKTPIYQQLAESIRQDILAGTLPEGIAIPSIRQISSEYSLNPQTVLNATQLLIQEGLLEKRRGLGLFVQKNAPKQLSRIACERFKNETIQALIEEAQLLSISEKDLIKLIQKNYGEEV; translated from the coding sequence ATGAATTTTGATCAAAAAACACCGATCTACCAACAGCTGGCTGAGTCTATTCGCCAGGATATACTCGCAGGGACGCTACCAGAGGGGATTGCAATTCCCTCCATCCGGCAGATCTCAAGTGAGTATAGCCTGAACCCCCAGACCGTATTAAATGCCACTCAATTATTAATTCAGGAGGGTCTCTTGGAAAAACGCAGAGGATTGGGCTTGTTTGTACAAAAGAATGCCCCCAAACAGCTCAGCAGGATTGCCTGTGAACGGTTTAAGAATGAAACTATTCAAGCATTGATAGAAGAGGCTCAGCTGCTTTCCATATCAGAGAAAGATCTGATCAAACTCATTCAGAAAAATTATGGAGAGGAAGTCTAA
- a CDS encoding HD domain-containing protein, with protein sequence MTIDFRLSSMRMISRIPKNILSVLHAAGRLAQESDLECYTVGGFVRDLILNVPSKDVDIMVIGDGVAFARKLGKHLEVPEIVEYGEFGTALIPYGEFLIEVASARTETYEADSRKPKVVYTDLKGDLSRRDFTVNAMALNLAPDHFGDLIDEYGGIQDIQDKILRTPLDPVKTFDDDPLRMMRAARFSAQLEFDLVPEALEAMQGLVERIKIVSQERVTDELIKTLRTKVPSIGFYVMQAAGLLPLVFPEIAVLGGVEDRDGQSHKDVFHHTLKVVDNTAERTDKMQLRFAALVHDIGKPATKKFIPGTGWSYHGHEELGRMMLKEIGPRLRLSRKLTAYLKRMTRLHLRPIALAQTEVTDSGIRRLIVEAGENLDDLMILVRADVTSKDPRRVKRYYGNFDRVMERIEVVVEKDALRAFQSPLRGNEIIELLGIPPGPVIGRIKTAIEEAILDGEIPNEYEAAKAYFFKIKNDFLD encoded by the coding sequence GTGACAATTGATTTCCGATTATCTTCAATGCGTATGATTAGTCGAATTCCCAAGAATATTCTCAGCGTCCTGCATGCTGCCGGTCGTTTGGCTCAAGAGTCAGATCTGGAATGCTATACTGTGGGTGGCTTTGTCCGGGATCTTATTCTTAATGTTCCCAGTAAAGATGTGGATATTATGGTCATAGGCGATGGTGTGGCCTTTGCCCGGAAATTAGGGAAGCATCTTGAGGTGCCTGAAATAGTTGAGTACGGGGAATTCGGGACAGCTCTGATTCCCTATGGTGAATTTCTGATCGAAGTGGCTTCGGCTCGTACTGAAACTTACGAAGCTGATTCCCGGAAACCCAAGGTGGTATATACCGACCTTAAAGGCGATCTCAGTCGACGAGATTTCACGGTGAATGCCATGGCTCTGAACCTTGCTCCAGATCATTTTGGTGATCTGATAGATGAATACGGAGGAATTCAGGATATCCAGGATAAGATCTTGCGGACACCCCTGGATCCCGTAAAAACCTTCGATGATGACCCCTTGCGCATGATGCGAGCAGCTCGTTTTTCAGCTCAATTGGAATTCGATCTGGTGCCGGAAGCTTTGGAAGCCATGCAGGGTTTGGTGGAGAGGATCAAGATCGTTTCACAGGAACGGGTGACGGATGAGTTGATCAAAACACTGAGAACTAAAGTGCCATCAATTGGTTTTTATGTGATGCAGGCTGCTGGTCTGCTTCCGTTGGTTTTTCCAGAGATCGCTGTATTGGGGGGCGTAGAAGATCGCGATGGACAAAGTCACAAGGATGTTTTTCACCATACTTTGAAGGTGGTGGACAATACAGCAGAACGCACGGATAAAATGCAGTTGCGTTTTGCTGCTCTGGTGCATGATATTGGAAAACCAGCGACCAAAAAATTCATTCCTGGTACAGGCTGGAGTTATCATGGTCATGAAGAACTGGGTCGTATGATGCTCAAGGAAATTGGTCCGCGTCTGCGTCTTTCGCGCAAGTTAACTGCTTATCTGAAACGGATGACTCGACTTCACCTAAGACCCATCGCTCTGGCTCAGACTGAGGTCACTGATTCTGGAATTCGCAGACTCATTGTGGAAGCTGGAGAAAATCTGGATGACCTGATGATTTTAGTACGAGCTGATGTTACCTCCAAGGATCCCCGTCGCGTAAAACGTTATTATGGTAATTTCGATCGGGTCATGGAACGGATTGAAGTAGTTGTGGAGAAGGATGCTTTACGCGCTTTTCAGTCGCCCCTGCGTGGAAATGAGATCATCGAATTGTTGGGTATACCACCGGGTCCTGTAATTGGTCGCATTAAAACAGCGATTGAGGAAGCGATCCTGGATGGTGAGATTCCCAACGAGTATGAAGCCGCGAAAGCATATTTTTTTAAGATTAAAAACGATTTTCTGGACTAG
- a CDS encoding ABC transporter permease, translating to MKSFFWENLRIALSELWAHKTRTILTGTGIVIGIIAVSLMSTLISGVDGLFEDSMKFLGRGNLYVEKWPWFGDEDWWTLRNRPRIELDMADDIRNRSEYALEVATERGRSANLSYQEYSAENIFIHGVTSNYPEVSTVDVEFGRFFTDSEDRTGAQIILLGSEVAKTLFPQENPLDKLIFAGSKRFRVIGVLAEMGKFMGAFSQDTQVLIPMETFNKIFHGPWGMRRITVKVPEEHVEDAKEELRGVVRVLRGLKPEEKDDFAVNQQDSFRQTYQGIKMAIGGTGLIITALSLLVGGIGIANIMFVSVKERTREIGVRKALGATRSQIQGQFMIEAMLITATGGLVGLLVSTAASLAISKFLFPASMSFGIAFGAIALSIAVGLFAGLAPARKGAKLDPIEALRYE from the coding sequence ATGAAAAGCTTCTTCTGGGAGAATTTACGCATCGCTCTGTCCGAACTTTGGGCACACAAGACTCGGACCATCTTGACCGGGACAGGTATTGTCATTGGCATCATTGCTGTGTCGCTTATGTCGACCCTGATCAGTGGTGTGGACGGTTTATTTGAAGACAGCATGAAATTTTTAGGTCGTGGAAACCTGTATGTTGAGAAATGGCCCTGGTTTGGTGATGAGGATTGGTGGACCTTAAGAAATAGACCGCGAATTGAACTTGATATGGCTGATGATATTCGAAACCGTTCTGAATATGCTCTGGAAGTTGCCACAGAAAGAGGACGCTCAGCGAACCTTAGTTATCAAGAATACTCTGCTGAGAATATTTTTATTCATGGAGTAACCTCAAATTACCCTGAAGTATCCACTGTAGATGTGGAATTTGGCCGATTTTTTACTGATTCTGAAGATCGAACAGGAGCCCAGATCATCCTGCTTGGCTCAGAAGTAGCCAAAACTCTTTTTCCCCAGGAAAACCCTCTTGATAAACTAATATTTGCTGGTTCAAAGCGTTTCAGGGTTATCGGGGTGCTGGCGGAGATGGGCAAGTTTATGGGCGCGTTTTCTCAAGATACCCAGGTTTTGATTCCCATGGAAACCTTTAATAAAATCTTTCACGGTCCCTGGGGGATGCGTCGTATTACCGTTAAAGTTCCTGAGGAACATGTTGAAGATGCCAAGGAAGAACTCCGTGGAGTTGTGCGAGTATTGCGGGGCTTGAAACCTGAAGAAAAAGATGATTTTGCAGTTAATCAACAGGATTCTTTCCGCCAAACTTACCAAGGGATCAAGATGGCCATTGGGGGAACGGGTCTAATCATTACGGCACTATCACTGTTAGTTGGGGGTATTGGTATAGCAAATATCATGTTTGTCTCTGTTAAAGAACGTACCCGTGAGATTGGTGTACGCAAAGCGTTGGGGGCTACGCGCTCGCAGATTCAGGGGCAGTTTATGATCGAAGCCATGTTGATCACTGCTACTGGTGGCCTGGTTGGACTTCTGGTATCTACTGCTGCCAGTTTGGCTATCAGCAAATTTCTATTTCCAGCCAGCATGTCTTTCGGAATCGCTTTCGGAGCAATTGCCCTGAGTATTGCAGTAGGACTTTTTGCCGGCCTTGCCCCTGCCAGAAAAGGAGCCAAGCTGGATCCGATCGAGGCACTTCGCTATGAATAA
- a CDS encoding efflux RND transporter periplasmic adaptor subunit, whose amino-acid sequence MTKKKIIIIVVAVVLLGVIGYFAVNKEKGSSKDVQAARVERGEVVHKVAASGKIQPVVEVAVSADVAGRVIKMAVKEGDWVKKGQFLAQLDATRYKADVDRAEQVQASADASLSLAALEKNQQYKLYQKQMVSELIFQSAMVRYQQALSSTKQAQAALTQSRDNYNKTIMFAPMSGTVTLVNKEVGEMALGSAFSRDIIMVIADLNDMEVLVDVNENDVVDVTLGDTTEIEIDALQDTMFTGIVTEIAHSAQNSNLGSLDQVTNFKVHIRLMDPPDEIRPGMSAAVDIRTNVQRDVLFVPIQSVTMRKPRQLEEKQDKELSRADSSMDNEDEDLDPVEVVFVIVDNEKGKGQKVEQREIITGIIGERDFEIISGLELDDQIITGPYKQISRGLNDGDKVKITKRKKFNAGKEEK is encoded by the coding sequence ATGACCAAAAAGAAAATAATTATAATCGTTGTTGCAGTGGTCCTCCTGGGAGTCATTGGATATTTTGCAGTCAATAAGGAAAAAGGAAGCAGCAAGGATGTTCAGGCAGCCAGGGTTGAAAGAGGAGAGGTTGTCCACAAGGTAGCTGCCTCTGGTAAGATTCAACCTGTGGTAGAGGTTGCTGTTAGTGCCGATGTTGCTGGTCGCGTAATTAAAATGGCGGTTAAAGAAGGTGACTGGGTCAAAAAAGGACAATTCCTGGCACAACTGGATGCGACTCGTTACAAAGCAGATGTCGATCGGGCTGAACAAGTGCAGGCATCGGCTGATGCATCGCTTTCCCTGGCAGCCCTGGAAAAAAATCAACAATATAAACTTTATCAAAAGCAGATGGTGAGTGAGCTGATCTTTCAAAGCGCTATGGTTCGTTACCAACAAGCCCTGTCATCTACAAAACAAGCCCAGGCCGCTCTGACTCAATCGCGTGATAATTATAATAAAACCATAATGTTTGCTCCTATGTCAGGTACGGTAACACTGGTCAACAAGGAAGTTGGGGAGATGGCTCTGGGGTCAGCATTCAGTCGTGATATCATTATGGTTATTGCGGATCTAAACGATATGGAAGTATTAGTTGATGTCAACGAGAATGATGTTGTTGATGTGACTCTAGGAGATACCACTGAGATCGAAATAGATGCTTTACAGGACACCATGTTTACGGGGATTGTCACTGAGATAGCCCATAGTGCCCAAAACAGTAATCTGGGGAGCCTGGACCAAGTAACCAATTTTAAAGTACATATCCGCTTAATGGATCCGCCCGATGAAATACGTCCCGGAATGTCTGCTGCAGTGGATATTCGGACGAATGTTCAACGGGATGTCTTATTTGTGCCTATTCAAAGTGTAACCATGCGGAAACCACGGCAACTTGAAGAAAAACAGGATAAAGAGTTAAGCCGGGCGGATAGCAGCATGGATAATGAGGATGAAGACCTTGACCCAGTTGAGGTTGTATTTGTGATAGTGGATAATGAGAAGGGTAAGGGTCAGAAAGTCGAACAACGGGAGATCATCACTGGAATCATAGGTGAGCGTGATTTTGAGATCATCTCTGGTTTGGAGCTTGATGACCAGATCATTACCGGACCGTATAAACAAATCAGTCGTGGTCTCAATGATGGTGATAAGGTAAAGATAACCAAGCGGAAGAAGTTTAATGCAGGGAAAGAAGAAAAATAG
- a CDS encoding ABC transporter ATP-binding protein encodes MSALIELKNIGKTYGKLQALDGVSLEIPAGRIVGLVGPNGAGKTTLLRALTGELDYTGSAKVLGYEPRSHRAQLMLKTGVIQDISVLPSWMKVSELLAFMVGIHPNFDWNKAEAFLKTTTIPMEKKIKTLSKGMKTQLHLAITLATDTKLLILDEPTHGLDILFRKQLYSSVLEDYFDEEKSILISTHQIEEVEHILSDVIFINKGKILLYASIEELGERFTQLTIPADQADELREKLKPMSEYGILGSRVFLLEHADQKALVNQGDIQTPSVADIFVALMGGAA; translated from the coding sequence ATGTCTGCACTGATCGAGTTAAAGAATATTGGTAAAACCTATGGAAAGCTGCAGGCACTGGATGGGGTGAGCCTGGAGATTCCTGCTGGTCGTATTGTCGGCCTGGTAGGACCCAACGGAGCCGGGAAGACCACGCTTCTGCGGGCACTGACCGGTGAGTTGGATTATACAGGAAGTGCCAAGGTTTTAGGCTATGAACCCCGTTCCCACAGAGCACAGCTCATGCTTAAAACAGGCGTGATTCAGGATATCTCAGTTTTACCCTCCTGGATGAAAGTTAGTGAACTTCTGGCATTCATGGTTGGAATACACCCCAATTTTGATTGGAACAAAGCGGAAGCCTTTCTAAAAACCACCACCATTCCCATGGAAAAAAAGATTAAAACACTCAGTAAGGGAATGAAAACCCAACTGCATCTGGCAATTACTTTGGCCACCGATACTAAACTATTGATCCTGGATGAACCCACTCACGGCCTGGATATTCTATTTCGAAAACAACTCTATAGCAGTGTGCTGGAGGATTATTTCGATGAAGAAAAATCCATATTGATTTCTACTCACCAGATCGAAGAAGTGGAGCATATCCTCAGTGATGTTATCTTTATTAATAAGGGGAAGATCCTCTTGTACGCCAGTATTGAAGAACTGGGAGAGCGCTTTACGCAATTGACCATTCCTGCTGACCAGGCGGATGAACTCCGTGAAAAACTGAAACCAATGAGTGAATATGGTATTCTCGGATCACGGGTCTTTTTATTGGAGCATGCTGATCAAAAAGCGTTAGTGAATCAGGGTGATATTCAAACACCCTCTGTGGCAGATATTTTTGTAGCGCTCATGGGAGGTGCAGCATGA
- a CDS encoding ABC transporter permease has product MYIRTSIKTLSDAFFMALEAIRDNLLRSILTLLGIVIGVFAIIAVMTAIRTLESSINSGLNVFGSDVIFVQKSPVIQMGDHSSRRKYWRRPNITYDMALELKERMVGAEFVSVADGSGGKTLRYQKEKTNPNVGVQGVDEWGLEASSYSLDYGRNFIPEDIEYNRRVVVLGTDVIEKLFPYMNPMDQTVTINGIGFNVVGVMKRKGEMFGQSQDNFVVIPITTYLQHFSSRWTSLGISIKAPDAEGFDTVKEEVIDQMRIVRGLGPDEENDFEVTSNDALIETFGSFTAGIKMFAGAVSVIALVVAGIGIMNIMLVSVSERIKEIGIRKAIGATRNNILFQFLLEAVFLSLIGGVIGVLLGVGAGNMITLVLKSVDTVIPIDWVFIGLFTCSFIGIVFGIYPAYKAAALDPIESLRHEK; this is encoded by the coding sequence ATGTATATTAGAACATCAATTAAAACCTTAAGTGATGCTTTCTTTATGGCTCTGGAAGCGATTCGGGACAATCTTTTGCGGTCCATTTTAACCTTGTTGGGTATTGTTATTGGTGTATTTGCCATCATTGCGGTGATGACAGCTATCCGTACCCTGGAATCATCCATTAATTCCGGCTTAAACGTATTTGGTTCGGATGTGATCTTTGTCCAAAAATCGCCGGTGATTCAAATGGGTGATCATAGCAGTCGCCGCAAATACTGGCGTAGACCGAACATTACCTATGATATGGCTTTGGAACTGAAAGAGCGCATGGTCGGAGCAGAGTTTGTCAGTGTTGCAGATGGTAGTGGAGGAAAGACCCTGCGCTATCAAAAAGAGAAAACCAACCCGAATGTGGGAGTACAGGGAGTTGATGAATGGGGTTTGGAAGCATCCAGCTACTCTCTGGACTATGGCCGTAATTTTATCCCGGAGGATATAGAATATAATCGCCGGGTTGTGGTGCTTGGGACGGATGTAATTGAAAAGCTTTTCCCTTATATGAATCCCATGGATCAAACCGTTACCATCAACGGGATCGGATTTAATGTGGTGGGAGTAATGAAGCGCAAGGGGGAAATGTTCGGCCAAAGTCAGGATAATTTTGTGGTGATTCCCATTACCACTTACCTGCAACACTTCAGTAGTCGTTGGACATCTTTGGGCATATCTATCAAAGCACCGGATGCGGAAGGTTTTGATACAGTCAAGGAAGAAGTTATCGATCAGATGCGTATCGTCAGGGGTTTGGGTCCTGATGAGGAAAATGATTTTGAAGTTACATCAAATGATGCGCTTATCGAAACTTTTGGCTCATTTACAGCAGGGATTAAAATGTTTGCCGGAGCAGTAAGCGTGATTGCATTGGTGGTTGCGGGAATAGGTATCATGAACATCATGTTGGTTTCTGTCAGCGAGCGCATCAAGGAAATCGGAATTCGCAAAGCCATCGGCGCCACTCGGAACAACATTCTGTTTCAGTTTCTCTTGGAGGCAGTTTTTCTGTCACTGATCGGGGGTGTGATCGGTGTGTTGCTGGGGGTTGGGGCAGGGAATATGATTACCCTGGTTCTTAAGAGTGTGGATACCGTGATTCCTATTGATTGGGTCTTTATCGGACTCTTTACCTGTTCTTTCATCGGGATCGTTTTTGGTATTTATCCAGCTTACAAAGCCGCTGCACTGGATCCCATTGAATCCCTCAGACATGAAAAGTAA
- a CDS encoding four helix bundle protein, which yields MLTPARKFEDLLVWQKAHAFVLSIYTLSKTFPKTEQFGLTSQFRRAAVSVPANIAEGWKRKGKADKKRFYNIAQASLEECRYYLLLTHDLGYGETENANSLCIEVSKLLTSYNSKI from the coding sequence ATGCTGACTCCAGCAAGAAAATTTGAAGATTTACTGGTTTGGCAAAAAGCTCATGCGTTTGTACTATCAATCTATACCTTGTCCAAAACTTTTCCAAAAACAGAACAATTTGGTCTTACCAGTCAGTTTCGCCGAGCTGCAGTTTCAGTTCCTGCAAACATTGCAGAGGGCTGGAAGCGTAAAGGGAAAGCGGATAAGAAGCGGTTTTATAATATTGCACAGGCCTCCCTCGAAGAATGCCGTTACTATCTATTACTCACTCATGACTTGGGATATGGTGAAACTGAAAATGCAAATTCACTTTGTATAGAAGTTTCAAAACTGCTCACTTCATATAACAGTAAAATCTGA
- a CDS encoding TolC family protein, producing MLYRPGKLFIFILLNIPMLAFSQGQKTLNLDECIELGLKQNQSLQINRFETDRSVSQAKSNIGMILPSVNYSLSGSSTDIGGLGWNERYSTSLSISQNIWDGGRWWNTLKSAEVAQDLADIQLTSYELSTVYQVKVAFYNYLSTLKLLDVYRENRATSEYQHQLTLERFKLGAASQNDTLKTRVNIEQSRLQIINGEADLQAKARDMNIILGREWDTELTLLEPAWVAVKVPELQNILEDVLAANPQLKLLDRNKEVSGYNVKIARAGYIPSLGMNASYTNGGSEFGDVFGDNTASLSTGLNLTWNLFNGTRTRRSVEQSKISAKIAVENYDLAERNLRKNLAQTLESMETLGTSVEISQLILNASEQDLLLAQEQYKIGSLSILDVLRITASYEDARLSLIRAQYNLKIAEAGLHQLMGKQ from the coding sequence ATGCTCTATAGACCAGGCAAATTATTCATATTCATCCTTCTAAATATCCCCATGCTTGCCTTTAGCCAGGGTCAAAAAACGCTGAACCTGGATGAGTGTATTGAGTTAGGATTGAAGCAAAACCAATCCTTACAGATCAACCGCTTTGAGACTGATCGGAGTGTTTCTCAGGCTAAAAGTAATATCGGTATGATATTACCCAGCGTGAATTATTCTCTCTCAGGTTCTTCCACTGATATTGGAGGCTTGGGCTGGAACGAGCGTTACAGTACTTCCCTAAGTATTTCGCAGAATATCTGGGATGGTGGTCGCTGGTGGAACACCCTGAAATCAGCTGAAGTGGCTCAGGATCTGGCTGATATTCAGTTGACCAGCTACGAATTGAGTACCGTTTACCAGGTCAAGGTGGCGTTCTATAACTATCTCTCAACCCTGAAATTATTGGATGTGTATCGCGAAAATCGTGCGACTAGTGAATATCAACATCAATTAACTCTGGAACGCTTCAAGCTTGGAGCAGCTTCACAAAATGATACTCTGAAAACCAGGGTGAACATAGAACAATCAAGATTGCAAATAATCAATGGAGAAGCTGACCTGCAAGCAAAGGCTCGTGATATGAATATAATTCTGGGCCGCGAGTGGGATACTGAGTTAACGCTTCTGGAACCTGCATGGGTGGCAGTGAAAGTTCCCGAATTACAGAATATACTTGAAGATGTATTGGCGGCGAATCCTCAATTAAAATTGCTGGATCGAAATAAGGAAGTTTCCGGTTATAATGTAAAAATAGCCAGAGCCGGCTATATCCCCTCGTTGGGAATGAACGCATCCTACACCAATGGAGGTTCAGAATTCGGGGATGTATTTGGTGATAACACTGCCTCGCTTTCAACTGGTTTGAATCTGACCTGGAACTTGTTTAATGGAACGCGTACTCGGCGGAGTGTTGAGCAAAGTAAGATCAGTGCAAAGATTGCTGTTGAGAACTATGATCTGGCAGAGCGAAATTTGAGAAAAAATTTGGCGCAAACGTTGGAGAGTATGGAAACCCTTGGGACATCAGTAGAAATATCACAATTGATCCTGAATGCTTCTGAACAGGATTTGCTCCTGGCTCAGGAACAATATAAAATTGGGTCGCTCTCAATTTTAGACGTTTTGCGCATCACAGCTAGCTACGAGGATGCCAGATTAAGCTTGATCAGGGCTCAATATAATTTGAAAATAGCCGAAGCAGGACTCCACCAGCTCATGGGAAAACAATAA
- a CDS encoding GxxExxY protein — MAYKGFHERYESLTEREESIAEQIVDAAFTVHKRLGPGLLENIYEVCFCYELEKRGLIIKRQVNIPIKYDGLVFDKGLRLDVLVDDLIICELKAVDKMNPVWKAQILSHLRMLNKRLGFLINFNVPTIKNGIKRIIL; from the coding sequence TTGGCATACAAAGGATTTCACGAGAGATATGAATCTCTTACAGAAAGAGAAGAGTCTATAGCAGAACAAATTGTAGATGCTGCTTTTACTGTTCATAAAAGATTAGGACCAGGGTTACTAGAAAATATTTATGAAGTTTGCTTCTGCTATGAGCTGGAAAAACGTGGTTTGATAATCAAAAGGCAAGTAAATATTCCAATCAAATATGATGGATTGGTATTTGATAAAGGACTACGTCTAGATGTCTTGGTCGATGACTTGATAATTTGCGAATTGAAGGCTGTTGACAAAATGAATCCAGTATGGAAGGCTCAAATTCTCAGCCACCTAAGAATGTTAAATAAAAGACTGGGGTTCTTGATAAATTTCAATGTTCCAACCATAAAAAATGGTATCAAAAGAATTATTTTGTAA
- a CDS encoding YIP1 family protein, producing MGNTSRLQRFIDLFFVPSRAFDDFVNGVSFKDWLIPLLIVTAAIVILPFFFRDVSFYEAEQRLIKTEQSIANNPDIPDDTKEMISERMHDAREKINDSRENPLALRNLWGYPLIPIMLFIMAAFFSAILLLVGNFGLGGQVKFFQIFSMVMMTYLISGNGFFMNMIPGVGTLELLVKTPLIMIKESTDMIFSPGLIFDDIDSFFKQFLNQLDIFRIWGMVVMGFGFAKLYNKPTATGMIAVGIPWLILVSLGAALLQANSVGMG from the coding sequence ATGGGAAACACATCACGTTTACAACGCTTTATAGATTTATTCTTTGTTCCAAGTCGAGCCTTTGATGATTTTGTTAATGGTGTTTCATTCAAAGACTGGTTAATCCCACTACTCATTGTTACAGCTGCCATTGTAATTTTACCTTTTTTCTTCAGGGATGTGAGTTTTTATGAGGCAGAGCAACGGTTAATAAAAACCGAACAATCAATAGCCAACAATCCAGATATCCCGGATGACACCAAGGAAATGATATCAGAACGCATGCATGATGCCCGGGAAAAGATCAACGACTCACGTGAAAATCCATTAGCCTTAAGAAATTTATGGGGTTACCCGTTAATTCCCATAATGCTGTTTATAATGGCCGCTTTCTTTTCAGCGATCCTTTTGCTTGTTGGTAATTTTGGGTTGGGTGGTCAGGTGAAGTTTTTCCAGATATTCAGTATGGTGATGATGACTTATCTCATTAGTGGAAATGGATTCTTCATGAATATGATTCCTGGTGTAGGAACCCTGGAGCTGCTTGTTAAAACGCCCTTGATTATGATCAAGGAATCAACGGATATGATATTTAGCCCCGGACTAATTTTCGATGATATAGATTCATTTTTTAAACAATTTTTAAACCAGCTGGATATCTTTCGCATTTGGGGTATGGTGGTAATGGGATTTGGATTTGCCAAACTCTATAACAAGCCCACTGCAACTGGCATGATCGCAGTAGGCATCCCCTGGTTGATCCTGGTCTCTCTTGGTGCTGCTCTCCTCCAGGCTAATTCTGTTGGAATGGGCTAG